One Sander vitreus isolate 19-12246 chromosome 22, sanVit1, whole genome shotgun sequence DNA segment encodes these proteins:
- the riok3 gene encoding serine/threonine-protein kinase RIO3, which produces MDQSGITAVTPKSPWGSVAPVPPTCSLTDVMSEQLAKQLEEENSDFPTLTDPGADLLLSDEVSETTSDLMLAQMLQMQFDREFDDQLRREEKKFNGDSKVSISFENYRMVHPYEDSDSSEDEVDWQDTRHDPYRAEKPQTTPRKGFTGKGKNITTKHDEVTCGRKNTARMDNFAPEVHVGDGLGMDLKLSNQVFNSLKQHCYSEQRRSARLHDKKEHSTAEQAVDPRTRLLMYKMVNAGVLENINGCISTGKESVVFHANGGSLEEQPVPDEVVLKVFKTTLNEFRNRDRYIKDDYRFIDRFSKLNPRKIIRLWAEKEMHNLSRMKKAEIPCPEVVLLKKHILVMSFIGEDHVPAPKLKDVTLSSEDMKSAFYQALHLMQQLYQECNLVHADLSEYNMLWHKGKVWLIDVSQSIEPTHPHALEFLFRDCRNVSTFFQKRGVIEAMSVYELFNAVSGLNIPIGEEDEAEFIAEIVALEKRNEDHVQRRGKKSFPVASRDGDPPLIPDADD; this is translated from the exons tccCGGAGCAGATCTCTTGCTGTCAGACGAAGTCTCAGAGACGACCAGCGACCTGATGCTCGCCCAGATGCTGCAGATGCAGTTTGACCGCGAGTTTGACGATCAGCTCCGCCGGGAGGAGAAGAAGTTCAACGGAGACAGCAAAG TGTCCATCTCCTTTGAGAACTACCGTATGGTCCATCCGTATGAAGACAGCGACAGCTCAGAGGACGAGGTGGACTGGCAGGACACGAGACACGACCCCTACAGAGCTG AAAAGCCCCAGACTACGCCCAGGAAAGGCTTCACCGGGAAAGGCAAGAACATCACCACCAAACACGACGAGGTGACCTGCGGACGCAAGAACACGGCACGCATGGACAAC TTTGCTCCAGAGGTGCACGTGGGAGACGGGTTGGGGATGGACCTGAAGCTGTCCAACCAGGTGTTTAACTCCCTGAAGCAGCATTGCTACAGCGAGCAGAGACGTAGCGCCCGGCTACACGACAAGAAGGAGCACTCCACTGCC GAACAAGCCGTGGACCCTCGCACTCGTCTGCTGATGTACAAAATGGTGAATGCCGGCGTGCTGGAGAACATCAACGGCTGCATCAGCACCGGGAAAGAGTCGGTGGTCTTCCACGCTAACGGAGGGAG CCTGGAGGAGCAGCCTGTCCCGGACGAAGTGGTGCTGAAGGTCTTCAAGACGACACTCAACGAGTTCAGGAACCGCGACCGCTACATCAAAGACGACTATCGCTTCATCGATCGCTTCAGCAAACTGAACCCTCGCAAAATTATCCGTCTGTGGGCCGAGAAGGAGATGCACAACCTGAGCAG GATGAAGAAGGCTGAGATTCCCTGTCCGGAGGTGGTGCTGCTGAAGAAACACATCCTGGTGATGTCGTTCATCGGCGAAGACCACGTTCCTGCTCCCAAACTCAAAGACGTCACGCTGAGCTCCGAGGACATGAAGAGCGCCTTCTACCAGGCCCTACAT ctgatgCAGCAGTTGTATCAGGAGTGTAATCTGGTTCATGCTGATCTCAGCGAATACAACATGCTGTGGCACAAAGGAAAG GTGTGGTTGATTGACGTGAGTCAGTCCATCGAGCCCACCCATCCTCACGCCTTGGAGTTCCTCTTCAGAGACTGCAGGAATGTTTCCACG TTCTTCCAGAAGAGAGGAGTGATCGAGGCGATGAGTGTGTACGAGCTTTTCAACGCTGTGAGCGGACTGAATATCCCCATTGGTGAAGAGGATGAGGCCGAGTTTATTGctgag ATTGTGGCGTTGGAGAAGAGGAACGAGGATCACGTGCAGCGGCGTGGGAAGAAAAGCTTCCCGGTAGCCTCTAGAGACGGCGACCCTCCTTTAATACCCGACGCTGATGACTAA